GATTGGCATGCAAATAAAACCAAGACCTTGCCATTGATTTGATGTCAGGTATTTCTGAGGCCCGTGCTAGCCAGTGTTTTGCTAGCTGGTCATGTCTATGGAATGAAGTCAAGACCCTGGGGAGAAAATATTGTAATAGTTGACTCTTTGAAAAATGTCTTGCTCTTTGCCTTTCCATTGTCATAGTTCAGAAGCCATGATTGCAAATTAAAATTTCAGATTAAGTACAAACTGGCTCATCAACTCTTAGCTCATGTATATAAAACTGATAGCAAATGTTTACTTTAATCACAGCTATCTTCTAAAACTTTATGCCACTAACTTTTAATGTCCCCATATGGGTCCTCACAATTTTTCATCAAGTTACCTGAAACACCTAATACATGAATCATTATGTATTTCTTGGCATCTGCCCTGTGGACTGCCAGTTTATTTTCAAGAGAGAAAATTTGAAATACTCAGTAACATCCTTCATATATGTGTTCTTGTACCCCATTATCTAGTTCCTTGATGTAGATTAATTTCAACCTTTAAGCATAGAATGaagataattttttcttttttccttctaataTACACCATAGAGTGTGTAAAAGAGACCAAATAAGCAAAAAGGATAAGCAGTCTGAGGCAAACTCTTTTTATAGCATGTACACAATTCACTTAGAACAGGACTTCACTCAGTACTAGTACATACAGATTCCAGTCCTGACATGCTCATTTTCCAGTGGGTAGCATGCTTGCATGGTCCATagcttcccttttcccctctcaTTCATTTCCTATTTGTAAGTATGACTTGAAGCTTACTGCCCAAAAGCTGTTGCCTattgtttgtttaaaaatcaaCCCAATTACTTCAGATTTACTTACAGCCTCGAAGATGGAATTCCCTGAGCAGCAGAAATTGACTTCTCTCGATGAGCCTTTAgacaagggagaaaaggagatggAGATGCAAAGTAAGCCTGGTGAAGACTTTGAACATGCTGCCTTAGTTCCTCAGCCAGAAACAACTAAAACTCCCCAAGATAAAAAGGATCTCCAGGGCACAGAAGGGGAAAAGTCGCCTTCCATTCCACTTGGGCACACTTTTGGTACCAACCTGGAAGACATAAAACAGAATACAGAACCAAGCATAACAGTACCTAGCATTGGCCTCTCTACAGAGCCTCTAGCTCTAAAAGAGCAGAAAGACTGGTTCATTGAAATGCCAATGGAACCAAAGAAAGATGAATGGGGCTTAGCTGCCCCAATATCTCCTGGCCCCCTGACACCCATGAGGGAAAAAGATGTACTGGAGGATATCCCAAGATGGGAAGGGAAGCAGTTTGATTCTCCCATGCCAAGTCCCTTTCATGGAGGAAGCTTCACTCTTCCTTTAGATACTGTAAAGGATGAGACAGTCACTGAAGCACCACAGCCATTGGCTCCTGTCTTTTTCCAACCGGATGACAAAACATCTCTGCAGGACACCAGTGGCCTAGCTACAGCCAAGGATAGTTGTAGAGTTGAGGAGCCACAGAAAGATAAAGCAGACAACATGGGGGATGTTCCAGTCTCAGACGTTGCCACCTTACCCAAAGATGCTCATAGTCCAGTTATGGAAGGCTATGCCGCAGGAGGTGTTTCTGGGGAAGAAAAGGGTGCCACAAatcaagagaaaaaggaaactcCAACCTCCGGTGGACAGGAACCTACACTTACTGAAAATGAACCACAGACAAAGCTTGAAGAGAAATTAGTGGTTCCCATTGAAGAAGCTGTGGCAAAAGAACATGAACCCCCCAAATTGAGAGATGATGAAATAGGTGCACTCCAGACCTCCACCGAGCAttttttctccaaagaagaaCAGAAAGGCCAGGAACAGGTAGCAGATGAGCTGAAACAGGACTCCTTCCCTGTAAGTCTGGAACCAGCACTTTCAGATTCAGCCATGACCTCTGGGGCCTTGGGAAAAGTTACATCTGAGTCAGAGGCAGTATGTGAAATGAGAGAAACCCGAGGACTTTTTGAGGAGAACATAGGGATCAAAGATAAGTTTGAAGGAGTTGGGTCCACAACAATAGCTGAGGTTGGCATGCCATTTTATGAAGATAAGTCAGGGATGTCCAAGTACTTTGAAACGTCTGCACTGAAGGAAGAAGTGACAAAAAGCGAACAGTTGGGCAGTGATTACTATGAACTGAGTGATGCAAGAGGAAGTGCCCAGGAATCTCTTGACACAGTATCTCCCAAGCACCAACTCGGTGAAAAGGAACTTCAGGCAAAAGAATCCCAGCCCAGTGCTCCAGCACAGGAAATGGGCTACAGCACTCTTGCCCAGCGTTACCCATCTGATGAGTTACCTGAAGAACCAAGTTCTCCTCAGGAAAGAATGTTCACTATTGACCCCAAAGTTTATGGGGAGAAAAGGGACCTTCACAGTAAGAACAAGGATGATCTGACACTTAGTCGAAGTTTAGGGCTTGGTGGTAGGTCTGCAATAGAACAAAGAAGCATGTCCATCAACCTGCCTATGTCTTGCCTCGATTCCATTGCCCTTGGGTTTAACTTCGGCCGGGGCCATGATCTTTCCCCTCTGGCTTCTGATATTCTAACTAACACAAGCGGAAGCATGGATGAGGGAGATGACTATCTTCCCCCCACCACACCTGCAGTGGAGAAAGTTCCTTGCTTTCCAAtcgagagcaaagaggaagaggagaaggcagaggaagcGAAAGTGACCGGAGAGCAAACTATTCAAATTGAGACATCCTCTGAGTCACCCTTCCCAGCCaaagaatattataaaaatggTACCGTCATGGCCCCTGACCTGCCAGAGATGCTAGATCTGGCAGGAACCAGGTCCAGGTTAGCTTCTGTGAGTGCAGAGGCTGAGGTTGCCAGGAGAAAATCAGTCCCGTCAGAGGCCGTAGTTGCAGAGAGTAGTACCGGCTTGCCACCTGTTGCTGATGAAAACCAAGTCGCTGTAAAACCTGACAGTCAACTTGAAGACATGGGATACTGTGTGTTCAATAAATACACAGTCCCTCTCCCATCGCCAGTTCAAGACAGTGAGAATTTGTCAGGAGAGAGTGGTTCATTTTATGAAGGAACCGACGACAAAGTCCGCAGAGATTTGGCAACAGACCTTTCACTAATTGAAGTAAAACTTGCAGCTGCTGGAAGAGTCAAAGATGAGCTCACTGCTGAGAATGAGCCATCTGCACCCACTTCTGCTGACAAATCAGGACTGAGTAGGGAGCTTGACCATGACAGGAAAGCTAATGACAAACTGGATACGGTCCTCGAAAAGGGTGAAGAGCATGTTGAATCAAAGGAACATGCCAAGGAGACCGCAGAGGCTGGTGAGAAGGTGGATCTCTTCGGATTAGGTGTAACCTATGAGCAAGCCTCCACCAAAGAACTGACAACAGCTGAAGATACATCACCTGAGAAAGCAGCAAAAGGTCTCTTTTCGGTGCCTGAGGTAGCTGAGGTGGAACCAACCCCAAAAGCTGATCAAGGGCTAGATTTTGCTGCAAAGAAAGCTGAGCCGAGTCAGTTAGATATAAAAGTCAGTGACTATGGACAGATGGCTTCGGGGATGAATGTAGATGCTGGGAAGGCCACAGAGCTCAAGTTTGAGGTTTCTCCAGAGCTGGCCCTCTCTTCCAAAGAACCTCAAGAAGAGGATTCATTCATGGTTGTTGAGTCTGGCCACATGAAAGAAGGTGCCAAAGTCAATGAAACAGAAGTCAAAGAGAAGGTGGCAAAGCCTGACCTGGTACATCAGGAGGCTGTAGACAAGGAAGAGTCCTATGAATCTAGTGGTGAACATGAGAGCCTCACCATGGAGTCCCTGAAGCCTGATGAGGGCAAGAAGGAAACCTCTCCGGAGTCATCTCTGATTCAAGATGAAGTTGCCCTCAAACTGTCTGTGGAAATCCCTTGCCCACCCCCGGTTTCAGAGGCTGACTTATCCACTGATGAGAAAGCTGAGGTCCAAATGGAATTTATTCAGCTGCCGAAGGAAGAAAGCACTGAGACTCCGGATATACCTGCCATACCTTCCGATGTCAGCCAGCCACAACCTGAAGCAATTGTGTCTGAACCAGCAGATGTCCCAAGTGAGGAAGAGATCGAAGCTGGGGGGGAATATGACAAGCTGCTCTTCCGCTCAGACACCCTTCAGATTACCGACCTGGTTGTCCCCGGAAGTAGGGAGGAATTCGTGGAGACCTGCCCAGGTGAGCACAAAGGTGTGATTGAGTCTGTGGTGACCATCGAGGATGATTTCATCACTGTAGTGCAAACCACAACAGATGAAGGGGAGTCGGGGTCCCATAGTGTGCGCTTTGCAGCTCTAGCTCAgcctgaggaggaaaggagacCGTGCCCTCACGATGAAGAGCTTGAAGTAGAGATGGCAGCAGAAGCCCAGGCAGAACCCAAGGATGGCTCTCCAGATGCCCCAGCTACCCCAGAGAGAGAAGAAGTTGCATTCTCAGAATACAAAACAGAAACCTACGATGATTACAAAGACGAGACCACCATTGATGACTCCATCATGGATGCTGACAGCCTGTGGGTGGACACTCAAGGTGTGCTTCTTTTTCCATCTTCTCCCAAATAAAGCCCATAGCCTAGTGGGGAGTTTGGTTTTcactttaaacatttaaaaaagagagagagttctctatttacattacattgtgtTAAGTATATGAAGGCTTTTGTGCATCTGTCACTAATGTTCTCACTGTTCTTGTTGCCGTGGTTTGCTTTGATCCACAGATGATGATAGAAGCATCATGACAGAACAGTTAGAAACTATTCCTAAAGAGGAGAAAGCTGAGAAGGAAGCTCGGAGACCATCTCTCGagaaacatagaaaagaaaaaccctttaAAACCGGGAGAGGCAGAATTTCCACTCCTGAAAGAAAAGTAGCTAAAAAGGAACCTAGCACGGTCTCCAGGGATGAAGTGAGAAGGAAAAAAGGTTCATTTAACAAtcacttcttttaaaatgtgttttttaaattaatttagtaTTACTCTAATGAAGCAACTGCCTTACTGATTACTTATAAaaaaatttgttcatttttgttccaaatgtttattttctttcctgatggtatgctgttttgtgttttcttattcatAGCAGTTTATAAGAAGGCTGAACTTGCTAAAAAAACAGAAGTTCAGGCCCACTCTCCTTCCaggaaattcattttaaaacctGCTATCAAATACACTAGACCAACTCATCTCTCCTGTGTTAAGCGGAAAACCACAGGTGACTGTTCAATTCTGCAATGTGGCTGGCAAACAtagatgtgtatttttttttaatctcattactgtagaagcttttcattttgttttacttccaAATCTCAGCAATCATGAACAATTTCGCTATTAAGTGTCttgtttcattattcttttttttcccctccctgcaGAAGAGGTCATGACCATCTGTTTCTTTGTCATGCTCAGACATAACAGTGCGTGATTGTATCTTGGCATTGTGCTCTAGTGTCACGTTCTGGGAAATCCCTattttcattctgtgtgtttggttAGACGATGGCGATGAACTTAACTGTGGTATGCATTCTcattattttgcttatttatctCCTCCATGCTTAAATCCATGTATATTTGTCCTATTTTCTCTATTGGTACTGCCAAATCTGTTACTGGTGTTGACTTTACTGAAACAATGTATATTGACTTAGACATTGGAAATGAAAAACCTCCTGGAGTAATACTAATTTTCAAGATTATTTTGCTTTAGatggaaaaaagacaaagaaagaaagaaaaaggaaatgatgagTATCCTATCAGATTTTATTCAAGTCCAACATGAACACCTTTCAACCTCCTGTGCTTCATCTTTGGGATTTTCTTAAAGTTAATGATCCAAACTGTCAAATGTTCTACTTTAATTCAATGTGCAGAATACTAAGTTAAAACACCACTCCCTTAGGAGttaattgaattagaaataaaCACGTTTTctatcatctcagcactgggagacaaAGTCAGGTGGCTCTCTAGGTAGACCTCCAGagtgagtccagcctgggctacattgagaGGCCTTAATataagagagaggggagagagatttCTGTTTTGTCACCTACTTTAATGTACACATCAGTAAACTTAAAAATCtagaagaatgaaagaatgaaacatgATAGAAATGATCATAAAGGGGGCTTTGGAGGTGGTTTTATTGTTATAAAcgctcactgctcttccagaaaacctgagtttggttcccagccccacATGTCAgttcacaaccttctataactccagttccagaggattcaaccccatcttctggcctctttgggcactacACGCATGCTGTACAGtgacatgcaagcaaaacacccatgcacatacaatttttaaaaaacctatttttaaaagaaatgaaataaaatctataCAGCTCTCTACAatgcaattttattttgaaattttatagtAGAGTAGCAGAGTATTTACTTTGTGTGCCTAAATATGCTCTGataatcttaattttaaattttcttagtaTCTATATGGAAATGCTTATAGTCTACAAAATTATCAGGAAGAAATGCTCTTCTTTCCATTATGCATTACAAATGGATTAATATAACAGGCACTTTGAAGATTAGGAGTGACATCATTAATATAATGGGTCACTTTAAAGGTTAGGTGTGACATCATTGACTTAACTGAGAAAGAGATCACTCATCTTCTAGAACAACCACCAAAAGTCactagtatttttgtttgtttagatgtTATGTTTAGGGTTTGGGTTTTGGAGCTTGGGGCTTTTGAGATCAGGTATTTGTATGTTGCCCAGATCAGCCTTGAATTCATGACGATCCTGCTTTAatctccccagtgcttggattgcaAGCGTGCAACACCATGCCTGACCAAAGTTCCCAGTAGCATGTGTTTGTGTTCTACACATAGGAACCATATGGTATGGTTTATGTAACAGCAATGCCCAAGCCTGGATTTGAATTCTGAAGGTTTTCTATACACAGATCTTGAGAGAGGCACAGGGTACAAAAGAGTACTTCAAAGCAGCTAAGAGTTAACATACCATCCCCACATCTTATGTCTTGATTAGATGATTCTGTCAAATTTTTAGAAACTGTATTTAACTCAGacaaatacttaaagaaatagaatctCTGTATTCTACCTGGAAAGCTAAAAATACTGTCTGAATTGTGGAAATTGAGAGGAAATATAAAATGGTTTATAAATAGTTTGTGTGGCATGCCTGCATGTCAGGGACACTCACTTCTCATCCCTCCttataattattctttaaaggaaatataaattGGAGACTAACTAGGGTCTTCCCTTATTTTAGCCAAATACTAGGGGACCCCAGCAAAAAGCCTAtacaaaatttagaaattattGAATTAAAGCAAACtacatttttgctttattttggatATGTCATAGAAGAAGTGGATGACATCATTTTCACTGATTCCTGAAGGAAAAAGAATCAATGCAAGGTTCTGAAAAGCCTTCCTAGCCAGCCCTACATAAAATAAAGCACACTGTAGGCAGCCATTGTCTTGATATAGGAACTCACATAGCGTAGGACCCCTTTTTAGAACAGATATGAGGTTTATAAGTGTAATTTTTCCTGAAAAATTATCTAGGAAAATTAAGGAGAAAGTAAGCATACAACGTAGAGTATTTTACTTCTGAGGATATTGGTTAAATACTGTTATTTTTCACACCACCAAGGATGAGCTTATATTGTGAGATATTGAAGTCAAATCAGGTAAGTCATCCACAGAAAATGTGCTAGAGATGATGGAATTGAGGCAAACAGCAGCATCAAGAGAAACAGCAGTAACAGATGTGGTAGTGGTGCCATACAGGAAGTGCATGCGTAGAACACATTTCGTATTTACTGGACTTGAAGTCTCTCACCCTCTGTCCCTGAGACattgttttccttcccttcttatGGTATATTTTCACATGGGATAAGCCTGTCAATCATACTGCCGAGTGAAGAGGTCCACGGGCAAAGGGGTTTGCTGATCATGACAGCCTGGGAAATAAGGACCTCAGT
This DNA window, taken from Cricetulus griseus strain 17A/GY chromosome 2, alternate assembly CriGri-PICRH-1.0, whole genome shotgun sequence, encodes the following:
- the Map2 gene encoding microtubule-associated protein 2 isoform X5 — encoded protein: MADERKDDGKAPHWTSAPLTEAAAHPHPPEMKDQGGAGEGLSRSANGFPYREEEEGAFGEHGSQGAYSDTKENGINGELTSADRETAEEVSARIVQVVTAEAVAVLKGEQEKEAQHKDQPAALPLAAEETVHLPPSPPPSPASEQTVAVEEEEEMLEGAMAEEKTPAALPGKEHGAAKTSEHPQGLSEGQVESSTEAQIVPEDSALAGAPHEKRVKEVTEVAPDVKIPSSAKEDLLTASKMEFPEQQKLTSLDEPLDKGEKEMEMQSKPGEDFEHAALVPQPETTKTPQDKKDLQGTEGEKSPSIPLGHTFGTNLEDIKQNTEPSITVPSIGLSTEPLALKEQKDWFIEMPMEPKKDEWGLAAPISPGPLTPMREKDVLEDIPRWEGKQFDSPMPSPFHGGSFTLPLDTVKDETVTEAPQPLAPVFFQPDDKTSLQDTSGLATAKDSCRVEEPQKDKADNMGDVPVSDVATLPKDAHSPVMEGYAAGGVSGEEKGATNQEKKETPTSGGQEPTLTENEPQTKLEEKLVVPIEEAVAKEHEPPKLRDDEIGALQTSTEHFFSKEEQKGQEQVADELKQDSFPVSLEPALSDSAMTSGALGKVTSESEAVCEMRETRGLFEENIGIKDKFEGVGSTTIAEVGMPFYEDKSGMSKYFETSALKEEVTKSEQLGSDYYELSDARGSAQESLDTVSPKHQLGEKELQAKESQPSAPAQEMGYSTLAQRYPSDELPEEPSSPQERMFTIDPKVYGEKRDLHSKNKDDLTLSRSLGLGGRSAIEQRSMSINLPMSCLDSIALGFNFGRGHDLSPLASDILTNTSGSMDEGDDYLPPTTPAVEKVPCFPIESKEEEEKAEEAKVTGEQTIQIETSSESPFPAKEYYKNGTVMAPDLPEMLDLAGTRSRLASVSAEAEVARRKSVPSEAVVAESSTGLPPVADENQVAVKPDSQLEDMGYCVFNKYTVPLPSPVQDSENLSGESGSFYEGTDDKVRRDLATDLSLIEVKLAAAGRVKDELTAENEPSAPTSADKSGLSRELDHDRKANDKLDTVLEKGEEHVESKEHAKETAEAGEKVDLFGLGVTYEQASTKELTTAEDTSPEKAAKGLFSVPEVAEVEPTPKADQGLDFAAKKAEPSQLDIKVSDYGQMASGMNVDAGKATELKFEVSPELALSSKEPQEEDSFMVVESGHMKEGAKVNETEVKEKVAKPDLVHQEAVDKEESYESSGEHESLTMESLKPDEGKKETSPESSLIQDEVALKLSVEIPCPPPVSEADLSTDEKAEVQMEFIQLPKEESTETPDIPAIPSDVSQPQPEAIVSEPADVPSEEEIEAGGEYDKLLFRSDTLQITDLVVPGSREEFVETCPGEHKGVIESVVTIEDDFITVVQTTTDEGESGSHSVRFAALAQPEEERRPCPHDEELEVEMAAEAQAEPKDGSPDAPATPEREEVAFSEYKTETYDDYKDETTIDDSIMDADSLWVDTQDDDRSIMTEQLETIPKEEKAEKEARRPSLEKHRKEKPFKTGRGRISTPERKVAKKEPSTVSRDEVRRKKAVYKKAELAKKTEVQAHSPSRKFILKPAIKYTRPTHLSCVKRKTTAGGESAQAPSALKQAKDKVTDGVTKSPEKRSSLPRPSSILPPRRGVSGDREENSFSLNSSISSARRTTRSEPIRRAGKSGTSTPTTPGSTAITPGTPPSYSSRTPGTPGTPSYPRTPHTPGTPKSAILVPSEKKVAIIRTPPKSPATPKQLRLINQPLPDLKNVKSKIGSTDNIKYQPKGGQVRILSKKIDFSKVQSRCGSKDNIKHSAGGGNVQIVTKKIDLSHVTSKCGSLKNIRHRPGGGRVKIESVKLDFKEKAQAKVGSLDNAHHVPGGGNVKIDSQKLNFREHAKARVDHGAEIITQSPSRSSVASPRRLSNVSSSGSINLLESPQLATLAEDVTAALAKQGL